The following coding sequences lie in one Nakaseomyces glabratus chromosome I, complete sequence genomic window:
- the MRPL6 gene encoding mitochondrial 54S ribosomal protein uL6m (CAGL0I01804g~Ortholog(s) have structural constituent of ribosome activity and mitochondrial large ribosomal subunit, nucleus localization) has translation MIRTIFGRRAFSVSRAVQSHVGSMPIYVAPEVNVSIGPMSVAKTIRKGRGLLSLAQVISVEGPKGTLKLEVPDFISMEKDKDSGKVTISVKDNESKLQKSMWGTVRSLVNNHIVGVTEGHMAILKFVGTGYGARLENDGKFVNIKVGASIKQGLDVPEGITVKSPSLTSLIIEGSDKQQVLLFAAKLRDFHPPEPYKGKGIYVNGETIKLKAKKIK, from the coding sequence ATGATTAGAACTATATTTGGTAGGAGAGCGTTCTCAGTGAGCCGAGCGGTGCAGTCTCATGTGGGGTCTATGCCTATTTATGTTGCGCCGGAGGTGAACGTTTCCATTGGGCCTATGAGCGTGGCCAAGACTATCAGGAAAGGTAGAGGGCTTCTTTCGCTTGCCCAGGTTATATCTGTGGAAGGTCCTAAGGGGACTCTTAAACTTGAAGTCCCAGATTTCATCTCGATGGAAAAGGACAAGGATTCTGGGAAAGTGACGATCTCTGTAAAGGATAATGAAAGCAAGTTGCAGAAAAGTATGTGGGGGACAGTAAGATCGCTTGTAAATAATCATATTGTAGGTGTTACTGAGGGCCATATGGCGATACTGAAGTTTGTCGGTACTGGTTACGGTGCACGTTTGGAAAATGACGGTAAGTTTGTGAATATTAAAGTGGGGGCCTCGATAAAGCAAGGTTTAGATGTACCCGAGGGTATCACAGTGAAATCTCCATCACTAACTTCATTAATTATCGAAGGTAGTGACAAGCAACAGGTACTACTCTTTGCAGCCAAACTAAGAGACTTCCATCCACCTGAGCCTTATAAGGGTAAAGGAATATATGTGAATGGCGAAACGATCAAGTTGAAggcaaagaaaataaaatga
- a CDS encoding uncharacterized protein (CAGL0I01782g~Has domain(s) with predicted Ran GTPase binding, protein transporter activity, role in intracellular protein transport and nuclear pore localization) yields the protein MNLIIGSDNTIDVEKYDKIVQTFYTSNSQGWAQAQQVLDEFQRNEDSWLYVDKILQFSSNVQGKYIALSVLDNMVTGGWYELPQEQKLGVRNFLVGFILYVCEKNKPNESFMLRKADLVLIEILKREWPDNWPSFLDELISSSQSSPQVCYNNLKILSLLAEEVFKPLKKNQTKAKALQLIYNLNANAEKICNFCTELLKMDYSSEMTVASLNTIKLFLLWLPKDCFNSLELWGVLTLLSRSEPSIRYHVIQCLIQVLDLDFALVETIRSNERFSSSLISCFISIINQTACEIKTTDTKWYKFYLELPIDGEEYLKELAKFLTKFLINHSTAMDNTPNVRGIIYEAHRCILRLMELPNIEILEYTCEYWHQLVFKSLTKQQDIGYNLTHTHPLPQRRNSIDRDNFEFFEEVREYLIWNLTKPDDIHNLFASTTGLIDESEQSNLYNIQRETLIYLTNLEYTKTLGMIQNEINQWLNQPITEIGHFNSVCWSIATLAGQLPSKIEDEFIITIMKIMMQIEEYNQSQEMKTHIQYNMIYIITKYTRFLKSNWISLKAITGRLIIIIQSADTPLRDQAAIALGRLLAQCASSYIYPQEENEPPYIDIIIRQSSIILGYLSPEQQTQLIKSLQIAVYMDPRSVEKQKNIHLIIHDTMNEWNAVLMKFRDGINNFNDMARLQKLNHLIHVLDVTCKELKEYFNSHLERIIPDISFLLQNLSHFVITYMDDKQWKGNNNGSKNLAVEIYSGILSLLNTSIDHGTNENSQSLTIRASKIVDAFLSTYSNGMGQILNGEDINLSLALLKKLGRNFDKYNKQLLTILIDSALAYGDRASPDQSITLVKSMSYIIGSCFETILALKASYCGDICQYTMLSAINSDSDVKLISWRSLISILNKFKNYKDDQIQNEFLASFYFPLLQLIFSTITDKSFDVVFEEQCQLLSDLLIIASENDIVLYAFITSKNDTNFNVVQEFLLNEILNNSKLKADQAHEIVLSLISLAGDRNAIKNKLEDFKAMSKEACASSADVFEEENYHQYEVLIKSQAIKRHNDYTVTD from the coding sequence ATGAATCTCATTATTGGGTCTGACAATACTATTGATGTGGAGAAATATGACAAGATAGTCCAAACATTTTACACTAGCAATAGCCAAGGTTGGGCTCAGGCGCAGCAGGTCTTGGACGagtttcaaagaaatgagGACTCGTGGTTATATGTCGATAAAATCCTGCAGTTTTCCTCTAATGTGCAAGGCAAGTACATTGCGCTATCGGTGTTAGATAACATGGTAACAGGAGGCTGGTATGAACTGCCCCAAGAGCAAAAACTGGGAGTACGAAACTTCTTAGTTGGCTTTATTTTGTACGTTTGTGAGAAGAACAAACCCAATGAGAGCTTTATGCTTAGGAAGGCGGATTTAGTGCTTATTGAAATCTTGAAGAGAGAGTGGCCAGATAATTGGCCCTCTTTTTTGGATGAATTAATTTCGAGTTCCCAAAGCTCACCGCAAGTATGTTACAACAACTTGAAAATACTAAGTTTGTTAGCGGAAGAGGTTTTTAAACCACTAAAAAAGAACCAAACTAAAGCAAAAGCATTACAACTGATATACAACCTTAATGCAAATGCGGAGaaaatttgtaatttttgTACAGAATTATTAAAGATGGACTATTCGAGCGAAATGACTGTCGCTTCTCTGAATACAATTaaactctttcttctctgGCTTCCAAAGGATTGCTTCAACAGCTTGGAATTATGGGGGGTACTGACATTACTGAGCAGAAGCGAACCAAGTATAAGATACCATGTAATTCAATGCCTAATTCAAGTGCTTGATCTAGATTTCGCTTTAGTAGAGACAATAAGATCAAATGAAcgtttttcttcatctctcATAAGCTGTTTTATAAGTATTATAAACCAAACTGCTtgtgaaataaaaacaacaGACACTAAATGGTACAAGTTTTACCTAGAATTGCCTATAGATGGCGAGGAGTACTTGAAGGAATTGGCGAAATTTCTTACCAAATTTCTCATAAACCATTCCACAGCAATGGATAACACTCCAAATGTAAGGGGAATTATTTACGAAGCACACAGATGTATCCTAAGATTAATGGAGCTACCCAATATAGAGATTTTGGAGTATACTTGTGAATATTGGCATCAACTTGTATTTAAATCACTCACCAAACAACAAGATATTGGCTATAATCTAACACATACTCATCCATTACCACAGAGAAGGAATTCTATTGATCGCGATAACTTCgaattttttgaagagGTAAGGGAATACCTCATTTGGAATTTAACAAAACCAGATGACATTCATAACTTATTTGCATCTACAACTGGTTTAATTGATGAATCCGAACAATCAAACTTATATAACATACAGCGTGAAACTTTAATATACCTCACTAATTTGGAGTATACAAAAACCTTAGGAATGATTCAGAATGAGATAAATCAGTGGCTAAATCAACCAATAACTGAGATAGGTCATTTCAATTCTGTTTGTTGGTCAATAGCAACTTTAGCAGGCCAACTACCAAGTAAAATAGAAGATGAGTTTATAATAACTATTATGAAGATCATGATGCAGATAGAAGAATATAACCAATCCCAGGAAATGAAAACGCATATTCAGTACAATATGATCTATATCATCACAAAATATACTCGATTTTTGAAGAGTAACTGGATCTCTTTAAAAGCAATCACTGGTCGCCTAATTATAATAATTCAGAGCGCAGATACACCACTAAGAGATCAGGCCGCTATAGCTCTTGGACGATTGCTCGCACAATGTGCCTCATCATATATTTATCcgcaagaagaaaatgaacCCCCTTATATTGACATTATCATAAGGCAATCTTCTATTATATTGGGTTACTTATCTCCAGAGCAACAAACTCAGCTCATCAAATCCCTCCAAATTGCTGTTTATATGGACCCCAGATCTGttgaaaagcaaaaaaatatccaTCTCATCATTCATGATACCATGAATGAGTGGAATGCAGTTTTAATGAAGTTTAGGGATGGAATAAACAACTTCAATGATATGGCCAGACTTCAAAAGTTAAACCATTTAATACACGTCTTGGATGTCACCTGCAAAGAACttaaagaatattttaattCACATTTAGAAAGAATAATTCCTGATATCTCATTTCTGCTACAGAATCTATCTCATTTTGTTATCACCTATATGGATGACAAACAATGGAAGGGAAATAACAACGGAAGCAAAAATCTTGCAGTAGAGATTTACTCAGGTATTTTAAGTTTATTGAACACCTCCATCGATCATGgaacaaatgaaaattcACAATCACTTACAATTAGAGCCTCAAAAATTGTAGATGCATTCTTATCAACTTATTCGAACGGAATGGGACAAATCCTCAATGGGGAGGACATAAACTTATCTTTAGCACTTCTGAAGAAGTTGGGGCGGAACTTTGATAAGTATAATAAACAACTTCTAACCATATTAATTGATTCAGCCTTAGCATATGGCGATAGAGCAAGTCCAGATCAATCTATCACATTAGTCAAATCTATGTCTTATATAATAGGATCTTGCTTCGAAACAATACTTGCATTGAAAGCGTCATACTGTGGCGATATTTGTCAATACACAATGCTTTCTGCGATAAATTCTGACTCTGATGTGAAGCTCATCTCCTGGAGATCTCTAATATCGATACTAAacaaatttaaaaattataagGATGATCAGATACAAAATGAGTTCCTTGcaagtttttatttcccCTTACTTcaactaatattttcaacaaTCACTGATAAGTCCTTTGATGTTGTATTTGAAGAACAGTGCCAATTATTATCAGATTTACTCATCATTGCATCCGAAAATGATATAGTACTCTATGCATTTATCACCTCCAAAAATGATACAAACTTCAATGTTGTGCAAGAGTTTTTATTAAACGAGATACTGAATAATAGTAAACTCAAAGCAGATCAAGCTCATGAAATAGTTTTATCTTTGATTTCACTAGCTGGCGATAGGAACGCcataaaaaataagttaGAAGATTTCAAGGCCATGTCAAAAGAGGCCTGTGCTTCATCCGCAGATGtgtttgaagaagaaaattatCACCAATACGAAGTACTAATCAAATCTCAGGCTATCAAAAGACACAACGATTATACCGTTACTGACTAG